The DNA window TTCTGGCCCTGCTCGTCTGCCTGGGGGCACTGGTCGACGCCTACCCCATCAAACCCGAGGCTCCTGGCGAAGACGCCTCCCCGGAGGAGCTGAGCCGCTACTACGCCTCCCTGCGCCACTACCTCAACCTGGTCACCCGGCAGCGGTGAGCGTAGTCGCGGAGCGGGACCCCTGGGGCTCTCACTTTGTGGCCCTGCTCCACCTGGGGGCGTGGCCAGATTTGACCACGCTCTTCCCGCCCCGCCCCCAGGTATGGGAAAAGAGACGGCCCGGACGCACTCCTTTCCAAAACGTTCTTCCACGACGGCGAGAACCGCCCCATCAGGTCGCGGTAAAAGCGCCCCCGTCACCACACATCCTGCCTCCGAGAGTGCGGCCTGGCCCCACCCTGGCAACATCACTTACGACGTCTCCCAGGCTCGCCTA is part of the Chlorocebus sabaeus isolate Y175 chromosome 16, mChlSab1.0.hap1, whole genome shotgun sequence genome and encodes:
- the PYY gene encoding peptide YY isoform X2 gives rise to the protein MVLVRRPWPALATVILALLVCLGALVDAYPIKPEAPGEDASPEELSRYYASLRHYLNLVTRQRYGKRDGPDALLSKTFFHDGENRPIRSR
- the PYY gene encoding peptide YY isoform X1 — protein: MVLVRRPWPALATVILALLVCLGALVDAYPIKPEAPGEDASPEELSRYYASLRHYLNLVTRQRYGKRDGPDALLSKTFFHDGENRPIRSEVPDQW